A genomic region of Caenorhabditis elegans chromosome V contains the following coding sequences:
- the mltn-7 gene encoding MLt-TeN (mlt-10) related (Product from WormBase gene class mltn;~Partially confirmed by transcript evidence), protein MIRWIYLVLSMNFIFGVAYGLDTNSSSDIQKSVLRLKHQLTEGTIPSKLLPFLNLTAVEKEKASHNGSLQFIVDDDYKKGISKDPPVLNINEMTHDGNKTIVKISEEATYQLIQKWVDQAASGFMMALMSTKLKDKRLEPRHIAQHNNCTQVAKSITEHAQCVVTILKRLDDQRRKIRKFKKLKFRRSQLRRARAKRDLPETYREDKERVVQQKQQYELKGKKEMTSPFSLIAKTLTDIVRENKNKEKEPKKKWQTVINEIKDELNRIKQKKKDQEDFRNVFSKYSRTMKMLGLNPETAFRRAGLDSIGEEISAANTTGKLSEEEQVLKKPLMMIRDGVKLGMMLTGQNVSNFDDRKIALMSPQFMSVLPDEQANDTVNLLSPSVFALHESGSELDQMLSLSRAMRFLSENGHDDWMNFVLEASGVTEAVEKMRFDERKQEMEAFRKHFSNENGQPMYFTRQNVSEMYGDYKTSKIDSMEKLHKSMSAAQMHEMNSTGYAIMSSQQISEFYGPGSPYNDSHAYENYRNLRRNDIPDILENNIHQMAREEQAFKVARQKDVVLSPLLFTWITLAPKTASQPIVLSPLVFSPLILSPSALGPLILSPWIFSPLILSPRVLAPIILSPTIFSPIILSPLALSPLILSPAVADPLILSPFVLTPFILSPLVMVPLILNPFCLSPLLGVPNTLSPIILSPFVLSPFVLSPPYVNAFVLSPYFLSPIVLSDGLLFTAVLSPSFLSSL, encoded by the exons ATGATCCGATGGATTTATTTAGTTTTATCTATGAACTTTATTTTCGGTGTTGCTTATGGTTTAG aCACAAATTCCTCCTCGGATATCCAAAAAAGTGTGCTCCGTCTAAAGCACCAACTCACAGAAGGAACGATCCCTTCTAAGCTCCTTCCATTTCTCAACCTGACAGCagtagaaaaagagaaagccTCACACAATGGAAGTCTGCAGTTTATTGTAGACGATGATTATAAGAAGGGTATTAGTAAAGACCCTCcagttttgaatataaatgAGATGACACATGACGGGAACAAGACCATCGTGAAGATCTCCGAAGAAGCCACCTACCAACTGATTCAAAAATGGGTGGATCAAGCGGCGTCAGGCTTTATGATGGCCTTGATGAGCACTAA GTTAAAAGATAAACGCCTAGAACCCCGCCACATCGCCCAGCACAACAATTGCACGCAGGTGGCCAAGTCGATCACGGAGCACGCGCAGTGTGTGGTGACAATTCTCAAGCGTCTAGATGATCAGAGACGGaagattcgaaaatttaaaaagttaaagttTCGAAGATCCCAGCTGAGAAGAGCCAGAGCAAAACGAGATCTTCCCGAAACATACCGAGAAGACAAGGAACGTGTGGTTCAGCAGAAGCAGCAATATGAGCTGAAGGGGAAGAAGGAGATGACGTCGCCGTTCTCCTTGATAGCAAAGACCCTGACGGATATTGTGAGGGAGAATAAGAATAAGGAGAAGGAGCCGAAGAAAAAGTGGCAAACTGTGATCAATGAGATTAAAGATGAGCTGAATAGGATCAAGCAGAAGAAAAAGGATCAGGAGGATTTTCGGAAcgtgttttcaaaatactcaAGGACTATGAAGATGCTTGGTTTGAACCCGGAGACTGCGTTCAGAAGAGCG GGCCTAGATTCAATTGGTGAAGAGATTTCAGCTGCAAACACCACTGGAAAATTAAGCGAGGAGGAGCAGGTATTGAAGAAGCCGTTGATGATGATTAGAGATG GTGTAAAGCTAGGAATGATGCTAACCggtcaaaatgtttcaaacttcGACGACCGGAAAATCGCACTGATGTCCCCTCAGTTTATGAGTGTTCTACCGGATGAGCAGGCAAATGATACG GTAAACCTACTCTCCCCTTCCGTGTTTGCTCTTCATGAATCCGGCTCCGAGCTTGACCAAATGCTTTCACTATCCCGAGCGATGAGGTTTCTCTCTGAAAATGGGCATGATGACTGGATGAACTTTGTGCTAGAAGCTTCAGGGGTGACAGAAGCCGTGGAGAAAATGAGA ttCGACGAGAGAAAACAAGAGATGGAGGCGTTCCGTaagcatttttcaaacgaaaatgGGCAGCCAATGTACTTCACACGTCAGAATGTATCAGAGATGTATGGAGATTATAAGACCTCAAAAATTGACTCAATGGAGAAGTTGCACAAGTCGATGTCGGCAGCTCAG atgcacGAGATGAACTCAACTGGCTACGCAATCATGAGCTCCCAGCAAATCTCCGAGTTCTACGGTCCAGGCTCCCCGTACAACGATTCCCATGCCTATGAGAACTACagaaatttgagaagaaaTGATATTCCAGATATTTTAGAGAATAATATTCATCAGATGGCGCGCGAGGAGCAAGCCTTCAAAGTTGCTAGACAG aaagatGTAGTGCTGAGCCCTCTCCTCTTCACCTGGATAACGTTGGCTCCTAAAACAGCATCCCAGCCGATCGTCCTCTCCCCACTCGTCTTCTCCCCGCTGATCCTATCCCCATCGGCCCTGGGCCCCCTGATCCTCTCCCCGTGGATCTTCTCCCCACTGATTCTCTCACCACGTGTCCTTGCCCCGATCATCCTCTCCCCCACTATTTTCAGTCCCATCATCCTTTCCCCTCTAGCCCTGTCCCCACTAATCCTCTCCCCAGCCGTCGCCGATCCACTGATCCTCTCCCCTTTCGTCCTCACTCCCTTCATTCTGAGTCCTCTCGTCATGGTCCCGCTGATCTTAAATCCCTTTTGTCTATCTCCCCTTCTGGGCGTCCCAAACACTTTATCACCTATCATATTATCACCATTTGTGTTATCACCATTCGTGTTGTCACCTCCGTATGTCAATGCATTCGTTCTGTCACCGTATTTTTTGTCGCCAATCGTTTTGTCGGATGGTTTACTGTTTACCGCAGTTTTGTCGCCGTCTTTCTTGAGCTCTTTGTGA
- the mltn-7 gene encoding MLt-TeN (mlt-10) related (Product from WormBase gene class mltn;~Partially confirmed by transcript evidence), whose product MTHDGNKTIVKISEEATYQLIQKWVDQAASGFMMALMSTKLKDKRLEPRHIAQHNNCTQVAKSITEHAQCVVTILKRLDDQRRKIRKFKKLKFRRSQLRRARAKRDLPETYREDKERVVQQKQQYELKGKKEMTSPFSLIAKTLTDIVRENKNKEKEPKKKWQTVINEIKDELNRIKQKKKDQEDFRNVFSKYSRTMKMLGLNPETAFRRAGLDSIGEEISAANTTGKLSEEEQVLKKPLMMIRDGVKLGMMLTGQNVSNFDDRKIALMSPQFMSVLPDEQANDTVNLLSPSVFALHESGSELDQMLSLSRAMRFLSENGHDDWMNFVLEASGVTEAVEKMRFDERKQEMEAFRKHFSNENGQPMYFTRQNVSEMYGDYKTSKIDSMEKLHKSMSAAQMHEMNSTGYAIMSSQQISEFYGPGSPYNDSHAYENYRNLRRNDIPDILENNIHQMAREEQAFKVARQKDVVLSPLLFTWITLAPKTASQPIVLSPLVFSPLILSPSALGPLILSPWIFSPLILSPRVLAPIILSPTIFSPIILSPLALSPLILSPAVADPLILSPFVLTPFILSPLVMVPLILNPFCLSPLLGVPNTLSPIILSPFVLSPFVLSPPYVNAFVLSPYFLSPIVLSDGLLFTAVLSPSFLSSL is encoded by the exons ATGACACATGACGGGAACAAGACCATCGTGAAGATCTCCGAAGAAGCCACCTACCAACTGATTCAAAAATGGGTGGATCAAGCGGCGTCAGGCTTTATGATGGCCTTGATGAGCACTAA GTTAAAAGATAAACGCCTAGAACCCCGCCACATCGCCCAGCACAACAATTGCACGCAGGTGGCCAAGTCGATCACGGAGCACGCGCAGTGTGTGGTGACAATTCTCAAGCGTCTAGATGATCAGAGACGGaagattcgaaaatttaaaaagttaaagttTCGAAGATCCCAGCTGAGAAGAGCCAGAGCAAAACGAGATCTTCCCGAAACATACCGAGAAGACAAGGAACGTGTGGTTCAGCAGAAGCAGCAATATGAGCTGAAGGGGAAGAAGGAGATGACGTCGCCGTTCTCCTTGATAGCAAAGACCCTGACGGATATTGTGAGGGAGAATAAGAATAAGGAGAAGGAGCCGAAGAAAAAGTGGCAAACTGTGATCAATGAGATTAAAGATGAGCTGAATAGGATCAAGCAGAAGAAAAAGGATCAGGAGGATTTTCGGAAcgtgttttcaaaatactcaAGGACTATGAAGATGCTTGGTTTGAACCCGGAGACTGCGTTCAGAAGAGCG GGCCTAGATTCAATTGGTGAAGAGATTTCAGCTGCAAACACCACTGGAAAATTAAGCGAGGAGGAGCAGGTATTGAAGAAGCCGTTGATGATGATTAGAGATG GTGTAAAGCTAGGAATGATGCTAACCggtcaaaatgtttcaaacttcGACGACCGGAAAATCGCACTGATGTCCCCTCAGTTTATGAGTGTTCTACCGGATGAGCAGGCAAATGATACG GTAAACCTACTCTCCCCTTCCGTGTTTGCTCTTCATGAATCCGGCTCCGAGCTTGACCAAATGCTTTCACTATCCCGAGCGATGAGGTTTCTCTCTGAAAATGGGCATGATGACTGGATGAACTTTGTGCTAGAAGCTTCAGGGGTGACAGAAGCCGTGGAGAAAATGAGA ttCGACGAGAGAAAACAAGAGATGGAGGCGTTCCGTaagcatttttcaaacgaaaatgGGCAGCCAATGTACTTCACACGTCAGAATGTATCAGAGATGTATGGAGATTATAAGACCTCAAAAATTGACTCAATGGAGAAGTTGCACAAGTCGATGTCGGCAGCTCAG atgcacGAGATGAACTCAACTGGCTACGCAATCATGAGCTCCCAGCAAATCTCCGAGTTCTACGGTCCAGGCTCCCCGTACAACGATTCCCATGCCTATGAGAACTACagaaatttgagaagaaaTGATATTCCAGATATTTTAGAGAATAATATTCATCAGATGGCGCGCGAGGAGCAAGCCTTCAAAGTTGCTAGACAG aaagatGTAGTGCTGAGCCCTCTCCTCTTCACCTGGATAACGTTGGCTCCTAAAACAGCATCCCAGCCGATCGTCCTCTCCCCACTCGTCTTCTCCCCGCTGATCCTATCCCCATCGGCCCTGGGCCCCCTGATCCTCTCCCCGTGGATCTTCTCCCCACTGATTCTCTCACCACGTGTCCTTGCCCCGATCATCCTCTCCCCCACTATTTTCAGTCCCATCATCCTTTCCCCTCTAGCCCTGTCCCCACTAATCCTCTCCCCAGCCGTCGCCGATCCACTGATCCTCTCCCCTTTCGTCCTCACTCCCTTCATTCTGAGTCCTCTCGTCATGGTCCCGCTGATCTTAAATCCCTTTTGTCTATCTCCCCTTCTGGGCGTCCCAAACACTTTATCACCTATCATATTATCACCATTTGTGTTATCACCATTCGTGTTGTCACCTCCGTATGTCAATGCATTCGTTCTGTCACCGTATTTTTTGTCGCCAATCGTTTTGTCGGATGGTTTACTGTTTACCGCAGTTTTGTCGCCGTCTTTCTTGAGCTCTTTGTGA
- the mltn-8 gene encoding MLt-TeN (mlt-10) related (Product from WormBase gene class mltn;~Partially confirmed by transcript evidence) yields MFRWCLAFSILLCVFGKLGDLDSSSNFPWSENVPKLEFTTSKPRNLTNFVKEEVRNGRIPEQLVPFINMTAVEEIKKQHNDTLDFIIRDEDVADVPDDDDMEHRKVNTLTHDGNKTIITISDEARDDLYKHWMDQSLAGLMGAVVTNVINKKKMSKSEKKEHYTCIHASKNVTAHAKCVVTVLDQVKKRNEKLERFSTRASRLKLHQKQQRSDGKALKNSMNHYEEYVKSGGEEFRVKRGSGFTVFDEMENKRQAVIRENVQTRKSYELRDNKSLSPLALIARKLTELVRAGKNKKEPQKRWQDVIQEIKNESTRIKGKSQNKERMKRKFSKFIRTMKGTGLNPDKAMQSIGMEDLFADEPILSEKEQDAKDAKEMMSPDDKILNEPIKLIRQAIKIGMMAAGKTKDAEAMSDKKIALLSPQFMSILPDEVANNTISLLSPSILSLHGEGSDLDRQISLTKALKLLESTGQEEWMNFVLEASGVTETVANLRKAEKEEEEKERMRDFVDKDGKPMYFSKENATQIYGEYEAGKLELLDGFYKSLSSGQMESMNKTGYTVMNDKQLETIYGHGSPFNNSEALQKFRGISPESMPARIEENIRMIAREEMKFDISRKKDLVLTPTILTSFIGDPVSASQSIILSPLLIAPLVFSPSIYGNVILSPWVFVPVLVSPRILGAVVLSPIVFSPVILSPLCLVPVILSPGVGLPFVLSPFVLTPFILSPVALTPIILSPFALSPFIGVPNLMTPIILSPFVLSPLILSPPFVSAFVLTPYALSPTVLSSGAVFTAVLSPSWLSTL; encoded by the exons ATGTTCCGCTGGTGTCTagcattttctattttattatGCGTATTTg GAAAACTTGGCGATCTGGACAGCAGTAGTAATTTTCCATGGTCGGAGAATGTACCGAAATTGGAATTTACTACTTCAAAACCTAGAAATCTGACTAATTTCGTGAAGGAAGAAGTGAGAAATGGCAGAATACCAGAACAATTGGTTCCGTTTATAAATATGACCGCTGTAGAAGAAATCAAAAAGCAGCATAATGAT ACCCTGGACTTTATAATTCGAGACGAAGACGTGGCAGATGTGCCTGATGATGATGACATGGAGCATCGGAAAGTGAATACACTAACCCATGATGGTAACAAAACAATTATCACTATATCAGATGAAGCTCGAGATGATTTGTATAAACATTGGATGGATCAAAGTCTAGCCGGACTCATGGGAGCAGTGGTCACTAATGT aatcaataagaaaaaaatgtcaaaatctgagaaaaaggAGCACTATACATGCATCCacgcttcaaaaaatgtgacggcTCACGCGAAATGTGTAGTTACTGTACTCGACCAGGTGAAGAAGCGAAATGAGAAGCTTGAAAGATTCAGCACTAGAGCTTCTAGGT taAAGCTTCATCAAAAACAACAACGCTCGGATGGAAAAGCCctaaaaaattctatgaaCCATTACGAAGAGTATGTGAAATCTGGAGGGGAAGAATTCCGGGTCAAGCGAGGCTCCGGCTTCACAGTTTTTGATGAGATGGAGAATAAGCGACAGGCAGTGATCAGGGAAAATGTGCAAACCAGAAAGTCATATGAGCTCCGGGATAACAAAAGCTTGTCACCATTGGCACTGATTGCAAGGAAATTGACAGAGCTGGTGAGAGCCGGGAAGAACAAGAAAGAGCCGCAGAAGAG ATGGCAAGATGTGattcaagaaatcaaaaatgaaagcaCGCGGATCAAGGGAAAATCACAGAACAAGGAGAGAATGAagcggaaattttcgaaatttatccGAACTATGAAAGGAACTGGACTGAATCCAGACAAGGCGATGCAAAGTATT GGAATGGAAGATTTATTTGCCGACGAACCGATTCTCAGCGAAAAAGAACAGGATGCCAAAGATGCGAAGGAGATGATGAGTCCTGATGATAAGATTTTGAATGAACCAATCAAGCTGATTAGGCAAG ccaTCAAAATTGGAATGATGGCGGCGGGTAAGACAAAAGACGCGGAAGCCATGAGTGATAAGAAGATTGCACTTTTATCACCACAATTTATGAGCATACTTCCCGATGAGGTTGCAAATAATACG atctCCCTTCTCTCGCCCTCAATCCTATCTCTCCATGGTGAAGGATCCGACCTGGATCGCCAAATCAGTCTCACAAAAGCTCTGAAACTCCTGGAGAGCACTGGCCAGGAGGAATGGATGAACTTTGTTCTGGAAGCTTCAGGTGTCACGGAAACTGTTGCCAATTTgagaaaagctgaaaaagaagaagaggaaaaggaAAGAATGCGAGATTTTGTGGACAAAGATGGGAAACCAATGTACTTCTCAAAGGAGAATGCAACGCAGATATATGGGGAGTATGAGGCGGGAAAACTAGAATTGCTCGACGGATTTTATAAGTCACTGTCGTCAGGGCAG atggaatCCATGAACAAGACTGGATATACCGTTATGAATGACAAGCAGCTCGAAACTATATACGGACACGGTTCACCATTCAACAACTCGGAAGCTCTTCAGAAATTCCGCGGAATTTCGCCGGAAAGTATGCCAGCGAGGATTGAGGAGAATATACGAATGATCGCGAGGGAGGAAATGAAGTTTGACATTTCGAGAAAG aaagacCTCGTCCTAACACCGACAATCCTTACCTCGTTCATCGGTGATCCCGTCAGTGCATCCCAATCCATTATCCTATCACCTCTCCTCATCGCTCCCCTAGTATTCTCCCCTTCAATCTATGGTAACGTTATTCTGTCGCCATGGGTCTTTGTCCCAGTCCTTGTGAGCCCTCGTATTCTTGGAGCCGTCGTTCTGTCCCCAATCGTCTTTTCTCCGGTTATCCTTTCCCCTCTTTGCCTTGTGCCCGTAATTTTATCACCTGGAGTTGGCCTGCCATTTGTGCTCTCCCCATTTGTGCTGACACCGTTTATTCTCTCCCCGGTCGCCCTGACCCCAATTATTTTGTCGCCATTTGCGTTGTCCCCGTTCATTGGTGTCCCCAATCTGATGACACCGATTATTTTGTCACCTTTTGTGCTGTCTCCACTGATCTTGTCTCCTCCATTTGTATCAGCTTTTGTGCTTACTCCATACGCGCTATCTCCAACTGTGTTGTCGAGTGGAGCAGTTTTCACGGCTGTACTGTCACCAAGCTGGTTGAGTACACTCTGA
- the ZK6.8 gene encoding UNC93-like protein MFSD11 (Confirmed by transcript evidence) translates to MSEESLPPSSGSKMSPRAFELLCVVMLGFGHLCIMTGCDSQAFILESVINSIHERDPARINSHAGYYGQATCYLAFVFTCLVSPTFLYATSAKTTLIIAAACFTSFPLGFLYTNQYYYFFSAALNGVGFALYYTGNGGYLTSHSTRKTIESNVSISWAIGSSCMIVGAGIIALITFLTAGQGSEVAMDLANATVTQHFERRFSDTEIYLLFSVFAAISFVGCITFALLPSNDIGNCIESSKKIVAFRDGIALMYRAFRSPKMIVLIPTFVLTGVHTSFWVSIYPTTLTFNSHLSAMIYLPAIYSFGVGLGETTMGLLISFCSKRIKNFGMRPTMFIGCFLTCLYCALVVISTPPTAPMAPTSEKPLLFQPTRYLVFIIALIGGMSDCCLCSVRSVVCAIAMPTRRNQAFSVSKFYQAIGCCVIFFISPLLNIYYYVIGIPILCIIASVCFFFETRRIKQMEKSLTNMELDQAQQRRRSSKYDTLDEEF, encoded by the exons ATGAGCGAAGAATCTCTTCCACCATCATCGGGATCTAAAATGTCGCCGAGAGCGTTCGAGCTCTTATGCGTGGTCATGCTCGGCTTCGGTCATTTGTGCATTATGACAGGATGCGACTCCCAGGCGTTCATTTTGGAGTCCGTGATCAATTCGATTCATGAGAGGGATCCAGCACGGATCAATTCACATGCTGGATACTATGG CCAGGCCACATGCTACCTCGCATTCGTCTTCACCTGCCTAGTATCTCCAACATTCCTCTACGCGACCAGCGCCAAAACTACCCTCATAATTGCGGCGGCATGCTTCACGTCATTCCCACTGGGATTTTTGTACACAAACCAATATTATTACTTCTTCTCGGCGGCGCTAAATGGCGTCGGGTTTGCTT TGTACTACACTGGAAACGGCGGCTACCTGACATCCCATTCCACCCGTAAAACCATTGAATCCAATGTCTCAATTTCCTGGGCGATCGGCTCAAGCTGCATGATCGTTGGAGCCGGCATCATCGCCCTGATCACTTTTCTAACAGCTGGACAGGGATCCGAAGTAGCAATGGATCTAGCTAATGCGACTGTAACTCAGCATTTTGAGCGAAGATTCAGTGATACTGAGat ctaCCTCCTCTTCTCGGTCTTCGCCGCCATCTCCTTCGTCGGATGTATCACCTTTGCTCTTCTGCCCTCCAACGACATCGGCAACTGCATCGAGTCCTCCAAGAAGATCGTGGCATTCCGAGATGGCATCGCCCTAATGTACCGGGCGTTCCGGTCCCCAAAAATGATAGTTTTGATCCCAACTTTTGTGCTCACCGGGGTGCACACTTCCTTCTGGGTCTCCATCTACCCAACCACTCTAACCTTCAACTCTCACCTCTCCGCAATGATCTATCTTCCCGCCATCTACAGTTTCGGTGTCGGCCTTGGAGAGACTACTA tgggTCTGCTGATCTCCTTCTGTAGCAAGAGAATCAAGAACTTCGGAATGCGGCCAACAATGTTCATCGGATGCTTTTTGACTTGCCTCTATTGCGCACTAGTTGTCATTTCTACTCCACCAACCGCCCCGATGGCTCCAACATCTGAAAAACCCCTGCTCTTCCAGCCAAC acgatACTTGGTCTTCATAATTGCCCTAATCGGTGGAATGTCAGATTGTTGCCTGTGCAGTGTTAGATCAGTTGTATGTGCAATCGCGATGCCAACAAGAAGGAATCAAGCATTTTCAGTCTCGAAATTTTATCAG GCCATCGGTTGCTGTGTGATCTTCTTCATTTCCCCGCTCCTCAACATCTACTACTACGTAATCGGAATTCCGATCCTCTGCATCATCGCCAGCGTATGCTTCTTCTTCGAGACGCGCCGCATCaaacaaatggaaaaatcactGACCAATATGGAGCTGGATCAAGCTCAACAGAGAAGGAGATCCAGCAAATACGATACTCTTGACGAGGAATTTTAG